The following are encoded in a window of Dioscorea cayenensis subsp. rotundata cultivar TDr96_F1 chromosome 16, TDr96_F1_v2_PseudoChromosome.rev07_lg8_w22 25.fasta, whole genome shotgun sequence genomic DNA:
- the LOC120278798 gene encoding uncharacterized protein LOC120278798 isoform X2: MDRWSGVVRISLNSTSSAVAPLFTIGASLLLSPSSSLQVPSVNAIFFNGDRVDRTGNPVIERLSDPQHIAQVLVSKLGTTANAWVIGASSFAGPFAVYKDLVPSVDRFGDPKCYDPSGFPALTSTAAILAKAAHEVETIISESQSRPRTSDIHVPLSPTSQPKTVLLGFSKGGIVINQILTELAHLTPESTGILSDKKESSIEAHHTTMDHICPTSKDSLFSSISEIHYVDVGLNSSGAYLNNQTTIKNALKRMLSYHSTVCFILHGTPRQWSDKNRRWIRKEKDILLQLLSTEANNSEGGLQVKEKLYFDAMPPSLQMHFEIIEKLDVS; this comes from the exons ATGGATCGATGGTCTGGAGTAGTTCGCATCTCTCTCAACTCCACCTCCAGTGCCGTCGCTCCCCTCTTCACCATCGGAGCTTCCCTCCTCCTCTCGCCGTCGTCGTC TCTCCAGGTCCCATCGGTGAACGCGATATTCTTCAATGGCGACCGCGTTGATCGCACCGGGAATCCTGTCATCGAGAGGCTCTCTGATCCACAGCACATTGCCCAAGTCCTCGTTTCGAAGCTCGGAACCACCGCCAATGCCTGGGTCATCGGCGCATCCTCATTCGCCGGGCCTTTCGCGGTTTACAAGGACCTAGTGCCGTCTGTGGATCGGTTTGGAGATCCTAAGTGCTATGATCCCTCTGGATTCCCGGCTCTCACCTCCACTGCTGCAATCTTAGCCAAGGCTGCCCATGAG GTCGAAACTATTATTTCAGAAAGCCAATCTAGGCCAAGAACATCAGACATCCATGTTCCTCTGTCACCAACCTCTCAGCCCAAGACTGTCCTACTCGGCTTTAGCAAGGGAGGAATTGTTATCAACCAGATTCTAACTGAACTTGCCCACTTGACACCTGAATCTACAGGAATCCTTTCAGACAAGAAAGAATCTTCAATTGAAGCTCATCACACTACTATGGATCACATCTGCCCCACTTCAAAAGACAGCCTTTTCTCAAGCATTTCCGAGATTCACTATGTCGATGTTGGTCTGAACTCTTCTGGAGCATACCTGAACAATCAAACTACAATCAAGAATGCTCTGAAGCGCATGTTATCGTATCATTCCACTGTATGTTTTATACTGCACGGTACACCCCGACAATGGTCTGATAAAAACCGCCGGTGGATTAGGAAGGAAAAAGATATACTGCTGCAACTTCTCAGTACTGAAGCCAATAATTCAGAAGGTGGACTGCAAGTCAAAGAAAAACTCTACTTTGATGCAATGCCTCCCAGTTTGCAAATGCATTTCGAAATAATAGAAAAGCTTGATGTTAGTTGA
- the LOC120279433 gene encoding COP9 signalosome complex subunit 7 isoform X2 has translation MDIEQRQTEIIDHFVKQAEVMEAASLSALVLEATSHPSLFAFSEILSSPNVHKLEGTRYSSSRDLLRLFAYGTWNDYRSNAGCLPALLPDQVRKLKQLTVLTLAETNKVLPYDQLMQEIDVSNVRELEDFLINECMYVGIVRGKLDQLRRCFEVQFAAGRDLRPGQLNNMIQTLANWVCTSDNLLQTIQEKIKWADAMSEAYKKHRKEIEDRAEDVKKSLKKLTRPTWTHEGMKRCTLKLEG, from the exons ATGGACATCGAGCAAAGGCAAACAGAGATCATCGATCACTTTGTGAAGCAAGCGGAGGTAATGGAAGCTGCCTCTCTCTCCGCCCTTGTTCTTGAGGCCACTTCTCACCCTTCCCTCTTTGCTTTCTCCGAGATCCTCTCCTCACCCAATGTCCACAAG CTTGAGGGCACACGGTACTCGTCTTCACGGGACTTGCTTCGCTTGTTTGCCTATGGCACATGGAATGATTACCGAA GCAATGCTGGCTGTCTTCCTGCGCTGTTGCCTGATCAAGTTCGCAAACTAAAACAGCTCACTGTTCTGACACTGGCTGAGACAAACAAG GTACTACCATATGATCAATTGATGCAGGAGATAGATGTTTCAAATGTAAGAGAACTTGAAGATTTTCTTATAAACGAGTGCATGTATGTG GGTATAGTTAGAGGTAAACTTGATCAGCTGCGCAGGTGTTTTGAG GTTCAATTTGCAGCTGGAAGGGATCTTAGGCCTGGGCAGCTCAACAATATGATACAAACATTGGCAAACTG GGTGTGCACCTCTGATAACCTGCTGCAGACTATCcaagaaaaaatcaaatgggCCGATGCAATGAGTGAGGCATACAAGAAGCATCGTAAAGAAATCGAGGATAGGGCTGAAGATGTTAAAAAATCCCTAAAG AAGTTAACCAGGCCGACTTGGACTCACGAGGGCATGAAGAGATGTACTCTGAAGCTGGAGGGCTAA
- the LOC120279433 gene encoding COP9 signalosome complex subunit 7 isoform X3, with amino-acid sequence MDIEQRQTEIIDHFVKQAEVMEAASLSALVLEATSHPSLFAFSEILSSPNVHKLEGTRYSSSRDLLRLFAYGTWNDYRSNAGCLPALLPDQVRKLKQLTVLTLAETNKVLPYDQLMQEIDVSNVRELEDFLINECMYVGIVRGKLDQLRRCFEVQFAAGRDLRPGQLNNMIQTLANWVCTSDNLLQTIQEKIKWADAMSEAYKKHRKEIEDRAEDVKKSLKLTRPTWTHEGMKRCTLKLEG; translated from the exons ATGGACATCGAGCAAAGGCAAACAGAGATCATCGATCACTTTGTGAAGCAAGCGGAGGTAATGGAAGCTGCCTCTCTCTCCGCCCTTGTTCTTGAGGCCACTTCTCACCCTTCCCTCTTTGCTTTCTCCGAGATCCTCTCCTCACCCAATGTCCACAAG CTTGAGGGCACACGGTACTCGTCTTCACGGGACTTGCTTCGCTTGTTTGCCTATGGCACATGGAATGATTACCGAA GCAATGCTGGCTGTCTTCCTGCGCTGTTGCCTGATCAAGTTCGCAAACTAAAACAGCTCACTGTTCTGACACTGGCTGAGACAAACAAG GTACTACCATATGATCAATTGATGCAGGAGATAGATGTTTCAAATGTAAGAGAACTTGAAGATTTTCTTATAAACGAGTGCATGTATGTG GGTATAGTTAGAGGTAAACTTGATCAGCTGCGCAGGTGTTTTGAG GTTCAATTTGCAGCTGGAAGGGATCTTAGGCCTGGGCAGCTCAACAATATGATACAAACATTGGCAAACTG GGTGTGCACCTCTGATAACCTGCTGCAGACTATCcaagaaaaaatcaaatgggCCGATGCAATGAGTGAGGCATACAAGAAGCATCGTAAAGAAATCGAGGATAGGGCTGAAGATGTTAAAAAATCCCTAAAG TTAACCAGGCCGACTTGGACTCACGAGGGCATGAAGAGATGTACTCTGAAGCTGGAGGGCTAA
- the LOC120279086 gene encoding elongator complex protein 1 yields the protein MKNLKLSSVFSSVIELQSEHENLLFSAFDIENNRIFFASSTNSIYTLQLPSAQNEGLSGKAYLSLEAEEKALEPDDHITDMEYLMEKEALILGTSDGYLLLHSLDPKATNLVGKVEGGIRSISCSPDGALIAIKGGLGQLLVMTHDWDVLYETTVDVQLHNNVVAGDASNSSIDNFQSPISWRGDGKYFATLARDNDSLMPELKIWERESGTLHATSGSKSFVGTSLDWMPAGSKVAAVYDRKAEEKSPLIVFFEKNGLERSSFTVDGPVETIIKSLKWNSNSDLLAASVSYSDYDALKIWSFSNNHWYLKQEIRYSKEEGMKFTWDPTNPLHLICWNRLGKVNSYNFIWATAVTETTIALVIDGNKVLATPLASALVPPPMSLFHLKFHDAVQDIAFISYDAKSHLAACLSDGHLCIAELPSTDAWEQFEDGEYVVEPSHFDVSLGTFMHLTWLDSHTLLGLAPYQADSFSTASCGDNELDNQKLAHSPGYSLHEIEILCSENSVPGSINSSGWYTKISRSIPLEKFVIGIASNPAKRRSAFVQINGGSILEHSSEMRAGGMSTKSHLGQFDSDCGFTSSCPWMKAILICDHGISKPLLFGLDKDGRLHVGRRIICRNCRSFSFYSNTTVSTKQVVTHLLVVTKQDLLFVIGVNEILHGNPESMVEKYSSLQNHGAESKDYINVWERGAKMVGAIHGDEAAVILQTPRGNLECVYPRKLVLASIINALLEERFKDALLMVRRHRIDFNVIVDYCGQQAFIKSATQFICQVNNLSHITEFISSIKNENILETLYKDYVSLPCRGDFPNGGSENPQSIETQSKVSCVLFAVRTALEEHIPESPARELCILTTLARSEPPALEEALNRIKVTREMELSRVNDDRRKAYPSAEESLKHLLWLTDPEAVFEAALGLYDLNLAAIVALNSQKDPKEFLPFLRELEQLPPAIMRYQIDLKLQRYESALKHIISTGDAHFEDCMNLLKSNPELFPLGLQLLTDLDKRKQVLEAWGDHLFAEKCFEDAATTFLCCSLFQKALKAYRAGSDWRGVLTMAGLLGLQKDEVLQTANDLCEEFQTIGKPSEAAKIALDYCADVDRGVGYFVMAREWDEALRVACAYERDDLISLVKDAALDCAYTLVTEYKERTEKVGQYLSRYLTVRRSRLTLAAKLHSEDRPIGDAEYDTVSEASSSFSGMSAYTRRSKTNSTASIISSTASKVRDIRRQKKKGGGKIRAGSPGEEMGLVDHLKSMSLTESARRDLKSILRALVMTGEVDTAKHVQSVGKNFELSQLAAEKLIEDTVGTNIIDESSHTLEHYLKILQGSPHSQILSWQSNVLI from the exons ATGAAGAACCTTAAACTCTCATCGGTGTTCTCATCGGTGATTGAGCTGCAATCCGAGCATGAGAACCTTCTCTTTTCCGCTTTCGACATCGAGAACAATCGCATCTTCTTCGCCTCCTCCACCAACTCCATCTACACCTTGCAACTCCCGTCGGCTCAG AATGAAGGGCTATCGGGCAAAGCTTATTTGAGCCTAGAAGCTGAGGAAAAGGCTTTAGAACCTGATGACCACATTACAGATATGGAGTATCTGATGGAGAAGGAGGCTTTGATTCTTGGGACTTCTGATGGTTACCTTTTACTGCATAGTCTGGACCCTAAAGCAACTAACCTTGTTGGTAAGGTGGAAGGTGGAATTAGGAGCATTTCCTGCAGCCCAGATGGGGCTCTTATTGCCATAAAAGGTGGTTTAGGGCAGTTGCTGGTCATGACTCATGATTGGGATGTTTTGTATGAAACTACAGTCGACGTTCAACTTCATAAT AATGTGGTTGCAGGTGATGCTAGCAATTCTTCCATTGATAATTTCCAAAGTCCTATATCCTGGCGAGGTGATGGTAAATACTTCGCGACTTTGGCTAGAGATAATGATTCTTTGATGCCAGAGCTTAAAATTTGGGAGCGAGAATCTGGAACACTGCATGCAACTTCTGGCTCCAAGTCTTTTGTTGGAACATCTTTGGATTGGATGCCTGCTGGAAGCAAGGTGGCAGCAGTCTATGACAGGAAGGCTGAAGAGAAAAGTCCCCTCATTGTATTTTTTGAGAAGAATGGATTAGAGAGAAGCTCTTTTACTGTTGATGGACCAGTGGAGACAATAATTAAAAGCTTAAAATGGAATAGTAATTCGGATCTCCTTGCGGCCTCTGTTTCTTATAGTGATTATGATGCTCTAAAAATTTGGTCTTTCAGCAACAACCATTGGTACTTAAAGCAAGAGATAAGATATTCAAAGGAAGAAGGAATGAAGTTTACTTGGGATCCTACAAACCCATTGCATTTGATCTGTTGGAATCGACTTGGTAAGGTCAATAGTTATAACTTTATTTGGGCAACTGCTGTCACGGAGACTACCATTGCATTGGTTATTGATGGCAATAAAGTACTAGCAACCCCCCTTGCCTCTGCTCTAGTGCCTCCTCCTATGTCTCTTTTCCACCTGAAATTTCATGATGCTGTTCAGGACATTGCATTTATCTCTTATGATGCAAAGAGCCATTTGGCTGCATGCCTCTCTGATGGTCATTTATGCATAGCAGAACTTCCTAGCACAGATGCATGGGAACAATTTGAAGACGGGGAGTATGTGGTTGAACCTTCACATTTTGATGTATCTCTTGGGACCTTTATGCACCTGACTTGGTTAGATTCACATACATTGCTTGGTCTAGCCCCCTACCAGGCTGATTCGTTTTCAACAGCATCATGTGGAGATAATGAGCTTGATAATCAGAAGTTGGCACATTCTCCTGGCTATAGTTTGCATGAGATTGAAATTCTTTGCTCCGAGAATTCTGTACCTGGTTCAATCAATTCATCAGGGTGGTACACGAAGATCTCCAGGAGTATTCCTCTGGAGAAGTTTGTTATAGGTATTGCCAGTAATCCTGCTAAAAGACGTTCCGCATTTGTTCAAATTAATGGAGGATCTATTCTTGAGCATTCTTCAGAAATGAGGGCTGGGGGCATGTCTACTAAGTCACATCTTGGTCAGTTTGATTCTGATTGTGGATTTACATCCTCTTGTCCTTGGATGAAAGCTATTCTTATTTGTGACCACGGCATTAGCAAACCATTATTGTTTGGGCTTGACAAGGATGGTAGACTGCATGTTGGGAGACGGATAATATGCAGAAATTGCAGGAGTTTTTCATTTTACTCAAACACAACGGTATCTACCAAGCAAGTTGTTACACACTTGCTTGTTGTCACTAAGCAGGATTTGTTGTTTGTCATTGGTGTAAATGAAATTTTACATGGAAATCCAGAATCTATGGTTGAAAAATACAGCAGCTTACAAAATCATGGAGCTGAAAGTAAggattatattaatgtttgggaAAGAGGGGCAAAGATGGTTGGTGCAATCCATGGTGATGAAGCGGCTGTTATCTTACAAACACCTCGGGGTAACCTGGAATGTGTTTATCCCAGAAAGTTGGTTCTTGCTTCGATCATTAATGCTCTTCTTGAAGAACGTTTCAAAGATGCTCTTCTCATGGTAAGGCGGCACAGGATCGACTTCAATGTTATTGTTGATTACTGTGGTCAGCAAGCTTTTATTAAATCAGCCACACAGTTTATTTGTCAAGTGAATAATCTCAGCCACATCACTGAATTTATTTCTTCTATCAAAAACGAAAATATTCTGGAGACTTTGTACAAAGATTATGTTTCACTGCCTTGTCGTGGAGATTTTCCAAATGGAGGTTCAGAAAATCCACAAAGTATTGAGACGCAGAGCAAGGTTTCCTGTGTGCTTTTTGCAGTTCGGACGGCACTTGAGGAGCATATTCCAGAAAGCCCTGCAAGGGAACTGTGCATATTAACCACTTTGGCTCGTAGTGAACCTCCTGCTTTAGAAGAAGCACTGAACAGAATAAAAGTTACCCGTGAAATGGAATTATCCAGGGTTAATGATGATAGGAGAAAGGCATACCCCTCTGCTGAAGAATCACTTAAGCATCTTTTGTGGTTAACAGATCCTGAGGCTGTATTCGAAGCTGCTCTTGGCCTGTATGATTTGAACCTTGCTGCTATTGTAGCATTGAACTCTCAGAAGGATCcgaaagaatttcttcctttcttaAGGGAACTGGAACAACTTCCACCAGCAATTATGAGATATCAAATTGATTTGAAATTACAAAGGTATGAGAGTGCCcttaaacatattatttcaaCTGGTGATGCTCATTTTGAAGATTGTATGAATCTCTTGAAAAGTAATCCAGAGCTTTTTCCACTTGGTCTCCAATTGTTGACTGACCTTGATAAGAGAAAGCAAGTTTTGGAGGCCTGGGGAGATCATCTTTTTGCCGAAAAATGTTTTGAAGATGCTGCAACAACTTTTCTATGTTGCTCATTATTTCAGAAAGCTCTGAAGGCATATCGTGCAGGTAGTGATTGGAGAGGTGTACTCACAATGGCAGGGCTTCTTGGACTACAAAAAGACGAAGTTCTTCAAACGGCAAATGATTTATGTGAAGAATTTCAGACTATTGGAAAACCATCAGAAGCTGCTAAAATTGCTTTGGATTATTGTGCAGATGTTGATCGAGGTGTAGGTTATTTTGTAATGGCACGAGAATGGGATGAGGCCCTTCGGGTTGCCTGTGCATATGAGAgagatgatttaatctcccttgTAAAAGATGCAGCTTTGGATTGTGCTTACACACTAGTGACTGAATACAAAGAGAGAACAGAGAAAGTAGGTCAATACTTGTCCCGCTACCTAACTGTGCGCCGGAGTAGGTTAACCCTGGCCGCTAAGCTTCATTCCGAGGATAGACCAATTGGTGATGCTGAATATGACACTGTTTCTGAAGCCAGCAGTAGTTTCAGTGGAATGAGTGCATACACCCGAAG ATCAAAAACAAATTCTACTGCATCAATCATCTCTAGCACTGCAAGCAAAGTGCGGGATATAAGACGACAGAAGAAAAAAGGCGGTGGAAAAATTCGCGCTGGAAG CCCGGGAGAGGAGATGGGCCTGGTAGATCATTTGAAGAGCATGTCTCTAACTGAAAGTGCTCGGCGCGATCTTAAATCCATATTGCGAGCTCTTGTAATGACGGGCGAGGTCGACACGGCTAAACATGTGCAAAGTGTaggtaaaaattttgaattgtcTCAACTGGCTGCTGAGAAACTCATCGAAGATACGGTAGGCACAAACATCATCGACGAAAGTTCGCATACATTGGAgcattatttgaaaattttgcaaGGTTCACCTCATTCTCAAATCCTTTCATGGCaatccaatgttttaatttga
- the LOC120279433 gene encoding COP9 signalosome complex subunit 7 isoform X1, which produces MDIEQRQTEIIDHFVKQAEVMEAASLSALVLEATSHPSLFAFSEILSSPNVHKLEGTRYSSSRDLLRLFAYGTWNDYRSNAGCLPALLPDQVRKLKQLTVLTLAETNKVLPYDQLMQEIDVSNVRELEDFLINECMYVGIVRGKLDQLRRCFEVQFAAGRDLRPGQLNNMIQTLANWVCTSDNLLQTIQEKIKWADAMSEAYKKHRKEIEDRAEDVKKSLKADLDSRGHEEMYSEAGGLMDYEEDRARPKRRRHPVP; this is translated from the exons ATGGACATCGAGCAAAGGCAAACAGAGATCATCGATCACTTTGTGAAGCAAGCGGAGGTAATGGAAGCTGCCTCTCTCTCCGCCCTTGTTCTTGAGGCCACTTCTCACCCTTCCCTCTTTGCTTTCTCCGAGATCCTCTCCTCACCCAATGTCCACAAG CTTGAGGGCACACGGTACTCGTCTTCACGGGACTTGCTTCGCTTGTTTGCCTATGGCACATGGAATGATTACCGAA GCAATGCTGGCTGTCTTCCTGCGCTGTTGCCTGATCAAGTTCGCAAACTAAAACAGCTCACTGTTCTGACACTGGCTGAGACAAACAAG GTACTACCATATGATCAATTGATGCAGGAGATAGATGTTTCAAATGTAAGAGAACTTGAAGATTTTCTTATAAACGAGTGCATGTATGTG GGTATAGTTAGAGGTAAACTTGATCAGCTGCGCAGGTGTTTTGAG GTTCAATTTGCAGCTGGAAGGGATCTTAGGCCTGGGCAGCTCAACAATATGATACAAACATTGGCAAACTG GGTGTGCACCTCTGATAACCTGCTGCAGACTATCcaagaaaaaatcaaatgggCCGATGCAATGAGTGAGGCATACAAGAAGCATCGTAAAGAAATCGAGGATAGGGCTGAAGATGTTAAAAAATCCCTAAAG GCCGACTTGGACTCACGAGGGCATGAAGAGATGTACTCTGAAGCTGGAGGGCTAATGGACTATGAAGAGGATCGTGCCCGGCCTAAGAG AAGGCGGCATCCAGTGCCATAG
- the LOC120278798 gene encoding uncharacterized protein LOC120278798 isoform X1, protein MVWSSSHLSQLHLQCRRSPLHHRSFPPPLAVVVPSSSQTLAVPSVNAIFFNGDRVDRTGNPVIERLSDPQHIAQVLVSKLGTTANAWVIGASSFAGPFAVYKDLVPSVDRFGDPKCYDPSGFPALTSTAAILAKAAHEVETIISESQSRPRTSDIHVPLSPTSQPKTVLLGFSKGGIVINQILTELAHLTPESTGILSDKKESSIEAHHTTMDHICPTSKDSLFSSISEIHYVDVGLNSSGAYLNNQTTIKNALKRMLSYHSTVCFILHGTPRQWSDKNRRWIRKEKDILLQLLSTEANNSEGGLQVKEKLYFDAMPPSLQMHFEIIEKLDVS, encoded by the exons ATGGTCTGGAGTAGTTCGCATCTCTCTCAACTCCACCTCCAGTGCCGTCGCTCCCCTCTTCACCATCGGAGCTTCCCTCCTCCTCTCGCCGTCGTCGTCCCGTCGTCgtcccaaaccctagcc GTCCCATCGGTGAACGCGATATTCTTCAATGGCGACCGCGTTGATCGCACCGGGAATCCTGTCATCGAGAGGCTCTCTGATCCACAGCACATTGCCCAAGTCCTCGTTTCGAAGCTCGGAACCACCGCCAATGCCTGGGTCATCGGCGCATCCTCATTCGCCGGGCCTTTCGCGGTTTACAAGGACCTAGTGCCGTCTGTGGATCGGTTTGGAGATCCTAAGTGCTATGATCCCTCTGGATTCCCGGCTCTCACCTCCACTGCTGCAATCTTAGCCAAGGCTGCCCATGAG GTCGAAACTATTATTTCAGAAAGCCAATCTAGGCCAAGAACATCAGACATCCATGTTCCTCTGTCACCAACCTCTCAGCCCAAGACTGTCCTACTCGGCTTTAGCAAGGGAGGAATTGTTATCAACCAGATTCTAACTGAACTTGCCCACTTGACACCTGAATCTACAGGAATCCTTTCAGACAAGAAAGAATCTTCAATTGAAGCTCATCACACTACTATGGATCACATCTGCCCCACTTCAAAAGACAGCCTTTTCTCAAGCATTTCCGAGATTCACTATGTCGATGTTGGTCTGAACTCTTCTGGAGCATACCTGAACAATCAAACTACAATCAAGAATGCTCTGAAGCGCATGTTATCGTATCATTCCACTGTATGTTTTATACTGCACGGTACACCCCGACAATGGTCTGATAAAAACCGCCGGTGGATTAGGAAGGAAAAAGATATACTGCTGCAACTTCTCAGTACTGAAGCCAATAATTCAGAAGGTGGACTGCAAGTCAAAGAAAAACTCTACTTTGATGCAATGCCTCCCAGTTTGCAAATGCATTTCGAAATAATAGAAAAGCTTGATGTTAGTTGA
- the LOC120278802 gene encoding LOW QUALITY PROTEIN: ethylene-responsive transcription factor 2-like (The sequence of the model RefSeq protein was modified relative to this genomic sequence to represent the inferred CDS: inserted 2 bases in 1 codon), whose translation MYLDSDSGCGMAVLDSIRQHLLEDPTGGDVKPCAVSLPQRSYCRTASFGSIVADHWGELPFRADDSDDMVVFGVLRDAYSHGWLPFGAAAVAVAPEVKIEPVVEPETEPETKLVKIEIPSVVPAKGKHYRGVRQRPWGKFAAEIRDPAKNGARVWLGTFETAEEAAMAYDRAAYRMRGSRALLNFPLRIATEDVTPVSSPGKEXASPEPASSSSSSEKGSPKRRKRGEAAAAAAAMFGGPVSAPAPVQAQAGLGFGKRQEVFSGTVPQLTRVGQLLVS comes from the exons ATGTATTTGGATTCGGATTCGGGTTGTGGGATGGCGGTGTTGGATTCGATCCGCCAGCACTTGCTTGAAGATCCGACTGGGGGTGACGTTAAGCCCTGCGCGGTGAGCTTACCGCAGAGAAGTTATTGCCGGACGGCGAGCTTTGGTAGCATCGTTGCTGATCACTGGGGGGAGTTGCCGTTCCGAGCTGATGATTCCGATGATATGGTGGTCTTTGGTGTTCTCCGAGATGCTTACAGCCATGGATGGCTCCCGTTTGGAGCTGCGGCTGTGGCTGTGGCGCCTGAGGTGAAGATTGAGCCGGTGGTGGAACCGGAGACGGAGCCGGAGACGAAGTTGGTGAAGATCGAGATTCCTTCGGTGGTGCCGGCAAAGGGGAAGCACTATCGAGGAGTGAGACAACGGCCGTGGGGGAAATTCGCGGCGGAAATCAGGGATCCGGCGAAGAACGGGGCTAGGGTTTGGTTGGGGACGTTTGAGACGGCGGAGGAGGCGGCGATGGCGTATGATCGAGCTGCGTATCGGATGCGTGGATCTCGGGCACTGCTTAATTTCCCGCTTAGAATCGCAACGGAGGACGTGACGCCGGTGTCGTCGCCGGGGAAAGA GGCGTCGCCGGAGCCGGCTTCGTCGAGCTCGTCTTCGGAGAAGGGATCGCcgaagaggaggaagagaggGGAAGCAGCAGCAGCCGCGGCGGCGATGTTTGGTGGGCCGGTTTCGGCTCCGGCGCCGGTTCAGGCGCAGGCTGGGTTGGGATTTGGGAAGAGGCAAGAGGTTTTCAGTGGAACAGTGCCGCAGCTGACACGTGTCGGTCAGCTACTGGTGAGTTAA